From one Streptomyces sp. ICC1 genomic stretch:
- a CDS encoding aminoglycoside phosphotransferase family protein yields MDTGYAALAAYAGATRYEVLADRDDGTVVRCGDTVAKAHAGDSDPDALAVRIRIAGDAALAGVLLTPLRAGLGRVEDRAVSLWPYGAPVAPDRPEDAPWEAAAELVAGLHRTPLHRLPAPVPPMRGPAKLARALRRLAAAHPPAAPATADTDASTDASTDTDARAMARFVRSAAATLPGWARGEGAQPPGGSLCHGDLHLGQLVRGPAGRWRLIDIDDLGVGAPAWDLARPAAWYAAGLLDTETWLRFLDAYRAADGPAAGPPGCDPWPELDVAARALTVQTAALALAKAAGEGRRLDDGERLMVDACARIASLPTDLEPGAPS; encoded by the coding sequence ATCGACACCGGGTACGCCGCCCTCGCCGCGTACGCGGGCGCGACGCGGTACGAGGTCCTCGCCGACCGGGACGACGGCACGGTCGTCCGCTGCGGGGACACCGTGGCCAAGGCGCACGCGGGGGACAGTGACCCCGACGCCCTGGCCGTACGGATCCGGATCGCCGGGGACGCCGCGCTGGCCGGGGTCCTGCTGACCCCGCTGCGCGCCGGGCTCGGCCGGGTCGAGGACCGGGCCGTCTCGCTGTGGCCCTACGGTGCTCCGGTCGCCCCGGACCGTCCCGAGGACGCGCCCTGGGAGGCGGCCGCCGAGCTCGTGGCGGGCCTCCACCGGACCCCGCTCCACCGGCTCCCGGCCCCGGTCCCCCCGATGCGCGGCCCCGCCAAGCTGGCCCGCGCGCTGCGCCGCCTCGCCGCGGCCCACCCGCCAGCGGCCCCCGCCACCGCGGACACCGACGCCAGTACCGACGCCAGCACCGACACGGATGCCCGTGCGATGGCACGGTTCGTGCGGTCCGCCGCGGCGACGCTCCCCGGATGGGCCCGGGGCGAAGGGGCGCAGCCGCCCGGCGGGTCGCTGTGCCACGGGGACCTGCACCTGGGCCAGCTGGTCCGTGGCCCGGCGGGGCGGTGGCGGCTGATCGACATCGACGACCTCGGGGTCGGCGCGCCCGCCTGGGACCTCGCCCGGCCCGCGGCCTGGTACGCCGCCGGACTGCTCGACACGGAGACCTGGCTGCGCTTCCTCGACGCCTACCGCGCCGCCGACGGCCCCGCCGCGGGACCGCCCGGCTGCGACCCCTGGCCGGAACTCGACGTCGCTGCCCGCGCACTCACCGTCCAGACGGCGGCGCTGGCCCTGGCCAAGGCGGCCGGCGAGGGACGCCGACTGGACGACGGGGAGCGGCTGATGGTGGACGCCTGTGCCCGAATTGCC
- the cobA gene encoding uroporphyrinogen-III C-methyltransferase: protein MAEHPAYPVGLRLAGRRVVVVGGGQVAQRRLPALIAAGADIVLISPSATPSVDAMAETGEIRWERRRYQDGDLTDAWYALIATRDKAANDAASAEAERARVWCVRADDAEAATAWTPATGRVEGVTVAVLTGNDPRRSAAVRDAVVEGLRDGSLAAPGRRHHTPGVSLVGGGPGDPDLITVRGRRLLAEADVVIADRLGPRDLLDELPPHVEVIDAAKIPYGRFMAQEAINNALIEHARAGKAVVRLKGGDPYVFGRGMEELQALAEAGISCTVVPGISSSISVPGAAGIPVTHRGVAHEFTVVSGHVGPDDPRSLVDWASLAKLTGTLVILMGVDKIGLIAEALVRHGRPADTAVAVIQEGTTAAQRRVDATLATVGETVRAQEVRPPAVIVIGDVVNVHRPA from the coding sequence ATGGCTGAACACCCCGCGTACCCCGTCGGCCTGAGACTCGCGGGCCGCCGCGTCGTCGTCGTCGGCGGCGGCCAGGTCGCCCAGCGGCGCCTGCCCGCGCTCATCGCGGCCGGCGCCGACATCGTCTTGATCTCGCCCTCCGCGACCCCCTCCGTGGACGCCATGGCGGAGACCGGCGAGATCCGCTGGGAACGCCGCCGCTACCAGGACGGCGACCTCACCGACGCCTGGTACGCGCTGATCGCCACCCGCGACAAGGCCGCCAACGACGCCGCGTCGGCCGAAGCGGAGCGGGCCCGCGTCTGGTGCGTCCGCGCCGACGACGCCGAAGCGGCCACCGCCTGGACCCCGGCCACCGGCCGCGTCGAGGGCGTCACCGTCGCCGTGCTGACGGGCAACGACCCGCGCCGCTCCGCCGCCGTACGGGACGCGGTCGTCGAGGGCCTGCGCGACGGAAGCCTCGCCGCTCCCGGCCGCCGCCACCACACCCCCGGTGTCTCCCTCGTCGGCGGGGGTCCCGGCGACCCCGACCTGATCACGGTCCGCGGACGGCGCCTCCTCGCCGAGGCCGATGTCGTCATCGCCGACCGCCTCGGCCCCCGCGACCTCCTCGACGAGCTCCCGCCGCACGTCGAGGTCATCGACGCCGCGAAGATCCCGTACGGCCGCTTCATGGCCCAGGAGGCCATCAACAACGCCCTCATCGAGCACGCCAGGGCCGGCAAGGCCGTCGTCCGGCTCAAGGGCGGCGACCCGTACGTCTTCGGCCGCGGCATGGAGGAGCTCCAGGCCCTCGCCGAGGCGGGCATCTCCTGCACCGTCGTCCCCGGCATCTCCAGCTCCATCTCGGTGCCCGGCGCGGCCGGCATCCCGGTCACGCACCGGGGCGTCGCGCACGAGTTCACCGTGGTCAGCGGCCACGTCGGCCCCGACGACCCGCGCTCCCTGGTGGACTGGGCCTCCCTCGCCAAGCTCACCGGCACCCTGGTCATCCTCATGGGCGTCGACAAGATCGGCCTGATCGCCGAGGCGCTGGTCCGCCACGGCCGCCCCGCCGACACCGCCGTCGCCGTCATCCAGGAGGGCACCACCGCCGCCCAGCGCCGGGTGGACGCCACCTTGGCCACGGTCGGCGAGACCGTCAGGGCCCAGGAGGTGCGGCCCCCGGCCGTCATCGTCATCGGCGACGTGGTGAACGTGCACCGGCCGGCCTAG
- a CDS encoding DUF916 domain-containing protein, whose protein sequence is MRTRTLLLGLLLGLAALLLPASPATAADNGTWGVFPTPPAGAAMTDRAYFFHQGSAGTTVNDSATIVNSSDKELTFQVFATDAVNTPVGGAFALLPVETKPKDVGTWVALPPEAKTTVTVPPKGRKDFPFSVKVPADATPGDHVGGIVALNTEVEGTQQEGKVKVGVKRQVGARLYFRVPGPVTPGLSVEDVKVSRSAPLLPWVKDAHAKISYSLVNRGNVVVEPSVTVSAEGLFGRSVLDRPARELKLVLLPGQRIELTEDWADAPQSDWVTVDISASASAYPDLVSESSTDFLAVPWSALGALLVLAGAGITALVVRRRRRSGTEQPHETPDLAEAR, encoded by the coding sequence ATGCGCACCCGCACCCTCCTCCTCGGCCTGCTCCTCGGCCTCGCCGCCCTGCTGCTCCCGGCCTCGCCCGCGACGGCCGCGGACAACGGCACGTGGGGTGTCTTCCCGACCCCGCCCGCCGGTGCGGCGATGACCGACCGCGCGTACTTCTTCCACCAGGGCTCGGCCGGCACCACCGTCAACGACAGCGCGACGATCGTGAACTCCTCCGACAAGGAGCTGACGTTCCAGGTCTTCGCCACCGACGCCGTGAACACCCCGGTGGGCGGCGCCTTCGCGCTGCTGCCGGTCGAGACGAAGCCCAAGGACGTCGGCACCTGGGTCGCGCTGCCGCCCGAGGCGAAGACGACCGTGACCGTGCCGCCCAAGGGCCGCAAGGACTTCCCGTTCTCCGTGAAGGTCCCGGCGGACGCGACGCCCGGTGACCACGTGGGCGGGATCGTCGCCCTCAACACCGAAGTGGAGGGCACGCAGCAGGAGGGCAAGGTCAAGGTCGGGGTGAAGCGCCAGGTGGGCGCCCGCCTCTACTTCCGGGTGCCGGGGCCGGTGACGCCCGGGCTGAGCGTCGAGGACGTGAAGGTCAGCCGGTCGGCGCCGCTGCTGCCCTGGGTGAAGGACGCCCACGCCAAGATCTCCTACTCCCTGGTCAACCGGGGCAACGTGGTCGTCGAGCCGAGCGTGACGGTCTCCGCCGAGGGCCTGTTCGGCCGCAGCGTGCTGGACCGGCCGGCGCGCGAGCTGAAGCTCGTGCTGCTGCCGGGCCAGCGGATCGAGCTGACCGAGGACTGGGCGGACGCACCGCAGTCGGACTGGGTCACCGTCGACATCAGCGCCTCCGCCTCCGCCTACCCCGACCTCGTCTCCGAGTCCTCCACCGACTTCCTCGCCGTGCCGTGGTCCGCGCTGGGCGCGCTCCTGGTGCTGGCGGGCGCCGGCATCACCGCCCTGGTGGTCCGCCGACGCCGCCGCAGCGGCACCGAACAGCCCCACGAGACCCCGGACTTGGCTGAAGCGCGCTGA
- a CDS encoding serine/threonine-protein kinase, which yields MAMMRLRREDPRVVGSFRLHRRLGAGGMGVVYLGSDRRGQRVALKVIRPDLAEDQEFRSRFAREVSAARRIRGGCTARLVAADLEAERPWFATQYVPGPSLHDKVAEEGPLTASQIASIGAALAEGLVAVHEAGVVHRDLKPSNILLSPKGPRIIDFGIAWATGASTLTHVGTAVGSPGFLAPEQVRGAAVTPATDVFSLGATLAYAATADSPFGHGSSEVMLYRVVHEEPHLQGVPDALAPLVRACLAKDPEERPSTLQLSMRLKEIAAREAHGLGDSRPPAQRARTERPTGRLAEGYAEERAERRTDGTPVSRLQGPGTGGHGQGQGQGQGQGQGSAQGPHSGPHSRPSSPRGTGSRGPGSTAGRTGGRPAPRTTGTGRRPSRPDPKLMRQRLIVFVVVTLLVALGIALAQKL from the coding sequence ATGGCGATGATGCGGCTCCGGCGCGAGGACCCGCGTGTCGTCGGCTCGTTCAGGCTGCACCGGCGCCTCGGCGCCGGCGGCATGGGCGTCGTCTACCTCGGATCCGACCGGCGCGGCCAGCGCGTCGCGCTCAAGGTGATCCGGCCGGACCTCGCCGAGGACCAGGAGTTCCGCTCGCGCTTCGCCCGCGAGGTCTCCGCCGCCCGGCGGATCCGCGGCGGGTGCACCGCGCGCCTGGTCGCCGCGGACCTGGAGGCCGAGCGCCCCTGGTTCGCCACGCAGTACGTGCCCGGCCCCTCCCTGCACGACAAGGTGGCCGAGGAGGGCCCGCTCACGGCCTCGCAGATCGCCTCCATCGGCGCGGCGCTCGCCGAGGGCCTGGTCGCCGTCCACGAGGCCGGGGTCGTCCACCGCGACCTGAAGCCCTCGAACATCCTGCTGTCGCCCAAGGGCCCGCGCATCATCGACTTCGGGATCGCCTGGGCCACCGGCGCGAGCACCCTCACGCACGTGGGGACCGCCGTCGGCTCCCCCGGGTTCCTGGCACCCGAGCAGGTGCGCGGCGCCGCCGTCACCCCCGCGACGGACGTCTTCTCGCTCGGCGCCACCCTCGCCTACGCGGCCACCGCCGACTCGCCCTTCGGGCACGGCAGTTCCGAGGTCATGCTGTACCGGGTGGTGCACGAGGAGCCGCACCTCCAGGGTGTCCCGGACGCGCTGGCCCCCCTCGTGCGGGCCTGCCTGGCCAAGGACCCCGAGGAGCGGCCGAGCACGCTCCAGCTGTCGATGCGGCTCAAGGAGATCGCGGCCCGCGAGGCGCACGGGCTGGGCGACAGCCGGCCGCCGGCACAGCGGGCGCGGACGGAGCGGCCCACGGGGCGGCTCGCCGAGGGGTACGCCGAGGAGCGCGCGGAGCGCCGTACCGACGGCACCCCGGTGTCCAGGCTCCAGGGGCCGGGAACGGGCGGCCACGGTCAGGGTCAAGGCCAGGGGCAGGGCCAAGGACAGGGATCGGCCCAGGGGCCGCACAGCGGGCCGCACTCGCGGCCCTCGTCGCCGCGGGGCACCGGCTCGCGGGGACCCGGGTCCACCGCCGGGCGCACGGGCGGACGTCCGGCGCCCCGTACGACGGGGACGGGACGGCGGCCGTCGCGGCCGGACCCGAAGCTGATGCGCCAGCGCCTGATCGTCTTCGTCGTGGTGACGCTGCTGGTGGCGCTGGGCATCGCGCTCGCCCAGAAGCTCTAG
- the iolD gene encoding 3D-(3,5/4)-trihydroxycyclohexane-1,2-dione acylhydrolase (decyclizing), with amino-acid sequence MTPPVRLTVAQALVRFLARQYTERDGHRQRLIAATWGIFGHGNVAGIGQALLETGREEMPFLQGRNEQAMVHAAVGYARQSGRLSAHAVTTSIGPGATNLVTGAALATVNRIPVLLLPGDAFATRPADPVLQQLEVPHAGDVSVNDTLRPVSRYFDRITRPEALVPAALQAVRVLTDPVQTGAVTLALPQDVQAEAYDWPAEFFAERVWGVRRPRPDRTELARAAEAVRGSARPLVIAGGGVRHSAAQAALAEFAEATGIPVAVTQAGKGVLAWDHPADVGGIGHTGTATADALAREADLVIAVGTRLTDFTTASATLFRHPDVRFVGLNLDPYDAHKLAARPLVCDAREGLEDLRAEVAGYRVDPAYEAAYKEGKRTWERLVDRACAAPDEDAVPTQAQVLGLLDALVDGDDILVNAAGSLPGDLHKLWRTRSADQYHVEYGYSCMGYEIPAAIGTALAAPGRPVWALVGDGTYLMNPTEIVTAVQEGIPVKVVILDNHGYASIGGLSDAVGGEGFGTAYRFRAVDGSYSGAPLPVDLAANAASLGMAVIRAHTIGDLRKALAEARAADRPTCVYAQTRTPDTVSGLPPAQAWWDVPVAETATRASAVEAREEYDRQAAHRRRHL; translated from the coding sequence ATGACGCCGCCCGTCCGGCTCACCGTCGCGCAGGCCCTCGTCCGCTTCCTCGCCCGCCAGTACACCGAGCGCGACGGACACCGGCAGCGGCTCATCGCCGCCACCTGGGGGATCTTCGGGCACGGGAACGTCGCCGGGATCGGGCAGGCCCTGCTGGAGACCGGCCGCGAGGAGATGCCGTTCCTGCAAGGGCGCAACGAGCAGGCCATGGTGCACGCCGCCGTCGGGTACGCGCGGCAGAGCGGGCGGCTGTCCGCCCACGCCGTGACCACCTCCATCGGGCCCGGGGCCACCAACCTCGTCACCGGGGCCGCCCTCGCCACCGTCAACCGGATCCCGGTGCTCCTGCTGCCCGGGGACGCCTTCGCCACCCGGCCCGCCGACCCCGTGCTCCAGCAGCTCGAGGTCCCCCACGCGGGGGACGTCTCCGTCAACGACACCCTGCGCCCCGTCTCCCGGTACTTCGACCGGATCACCCGCCCCGAAGCCCTGGTCCCCGCCGCCCTGCAGGCCGTGCGGGTCCTGACCGACCCCGTCCAGACCGGCGCCGTCACCCTCGCGCTGCCGCAGGACGTGCAGGCCGAGGCGTACGACTGGCCGGCGGAGTTCTTCGCCGAGCGCGTGTGGGGCGTGCGCCGGCCCCGGCCCGACCGTACGGAGCTCGCGCGCGCGGCCGAGGCCGTACGGGGCTCCGCGCGGCCCCTGGTCATCGCCGGCGGCGGGGTCCGGCACAGCGCGGCGCAGGCCGCGCTGGCGGAGTTCGCGGAGGCCACCGGGATCCCGGTCGCCGTCACCCAGGCGGGCAAGGGCGTCCTGGCCTGGGACCACCCCGCCGACGTGGGCGGGATCGGGCACACGGGCACGGCCACCGCCGACGCGCTGGCCCGCGAGGCCGACCTGGTGATCGCCGTCGGGACCCGCCTCACCGACTTCACCACCGCCTCCGCGACCCTCTTCCGCCACCCGGACGTGCGGTTCGTCGGCCTCAACCTGGACCCGTACGACGCCCACAAGCTCGCGGCCCGCCCCCTGGTCTGCGATGCGCGGGAGGGTCTGGAAGATCTCCGGGCCGAGGTCGCCGGGTACCGGGTGGACCCCGCGTACGAGGCGGCGTACAAAGAAGGGAAGAGGACGTGGGAGCGGCTGGTCGACCGGGCCTGCGCGGCTCCCGACGAGGACGCCGTCCCGACCCAGGCACAGGTGCTCGGGCTGCTCGACGCCCTGGTCGACGGCGACGACATCCTGGTCAACGCCGCCGGCTCGCTCCCCGGAGACCTGCACAAGCTGTGGCGGACCCGCTCCGCCGACCAGTACCACGTCGAATACGGCTACTCCTGCATGGGCTATGAGATCCCCGCCGCGATCGGCACCGCGCTGGCCGCGCCCGGCCGCCCGGTGTGGGCCCTGGTCGGCGACGGGACGTACCTGATGAACCCGACCGAGATCGTCACCGCCGTGCAGGAGGGGATCCCGGTCAAGGTGGTGATCCTCGACAACCACGGATACGCCTCCATCGGCGGCCTCTCGGACGCGGTGGGCGGCGAGGGGTTCGGGACCGCGTACCGCTTCCGGGCGGTCGACGGTTCGTACAGCGGCGCGCCGCTGCCGGTGGACCTCGCGGCCAACGCGGCCTCCCTCGGGATGGCCGTGATCCGCGCCCACACCATTGGTGACCTGCGGAAAGCCCTCGCCGAGGCGCGAGCCGCGGACCGTCCCACATGTGTCTACGCACAGACCCGAACACCCGACACTGTGTCGGGCCTACCCCCGGCGCAGGCGTGGTGGGATGTTCCTGTGGCCGAGACCGCGACCCGTGCGTCGGCGGTGGAAGCCCGCGAAGAGTACGACCGGCAAGCCGCGCATCGACGTCGCCATCTGTGA
- the iolB gene encoding 5-deoxy-glucuronate isomerase, with translation MVLTCGFSCGSTIRPGGCGGAGRALRAAFPTPPLPGTGSGPQVFELRGRTGVFDGVTDFAYLPRDGRAEIRSAAGGRFALAGARCDEVLPARYGPAHRIPVELRGAGQCSRQVNNFAAADAFPCDRLIAVEVLTPGGNWSSYPPHKHDEHRPGEESRLEEIYFYEIRAHGNTPGLGYQRVSPSPAGKTDILTEVRTGDTVLIPDGWHGPSIAAPGHDMYYLNVMAGPGRTREWLISDHPDHGWIRSTWAGRDTDPRLPFYRAEDPV, from the coding sequence GTGGTGCTGACGTGCGGGTTCTCGTGCGGGTCCACGATACGGCCCGGCGGGTGCGGGGGCGCGGGCCGGGCCCTGCGGGCGGCTTTCCCCACCCCGCCCCTTCCCGGAACCGGGAGCGGACCGCAGGTCTTCGAACTGCGCGGGCGGACCGGGGTGTTCGACGGAGTCACCGACTTCGCCTACCTCCCCCGGGACGGCCGCGCCGAGATCCGGTCGGCCGCCGGCGGCCGCTTCGCGCTCGCGGGCGCACGGTGCGACGAGGTCCTCCCCGCCCGGTACGGGCCCGCCCACCGGATCCCGGTGGAACTGCGCGGCGCCGGCCAGTGCTCCCGCCAGGTCAACAACTTCGCCGCCGCCGACGCCTTCCCCTGCGACCGGCTCATCGCCGTCGAGGTGCTCACCCCCGGCGGGAACTGGTCCTCCTACCCGCCGCACAAGCACGACGAGCACCGCCCCGGCGAGGAGTCCCGGCTGGAGGAGATCTACTTCTACGAGATCCGCGCCCACGGGAACACGCCCGGACTCGGCTACCAGCGTGTCAGCCCGTCCCCGGCCGGGAAGACCGACATCCTCACCGAGGTGAGGACCGGGGACACCGTGCTCATCCCGGACGGCTGGCACGGCCCGTCCATCGCCGCGCCCGGACACGACATGTACTACCTCAACGTCATGGCAGGGCCCGGCCGGACGCGGGAGTGGCTCATCAGCGACCACCCCGACCACGGCTGGATCCGCTCCACCTGGGCCGGCCGGGACACCGACCCCCGGCTGCCCTTCTACCGCGCGGAGGACCCCGTATGA
- a CDS encoding CoA-acylating methylmalonate-semialdehyde dehydrogenase, whose protein sequence is MKTVNHWIGGKTVEGASGNYGPVTDPATGEVTTQVALASADEVDAAVRVAKEAFLSWGQSSLAARTKVLFAYRALLDANRDAIADLIVAEHGKVHSDALGEVARGLEIVELACGITVQLKGELSTSVSSRVDVSSIRQPIGVVAGITPFNFPAMVPMWMFPLAVACGNTFILKPSEKDPSASTLLAQLASQAGLPAGVLNVVHGDKVAVDALLAHPDIAAVSFVGSTPIARHIHTTASANGKRVQALGGAKNHMLVLPDADLDAAADAAVSAAYGSAGERCMAISAVVAVGSIGDTLVEKIRERAEKIKIGPGNDPASEMGPLITAVHRDKVASYVEGAAAQGADVVLDGTGYTVEGNENGHWIGLSLLDNVKTDSDAYRDEIFGPVLCVLRAETYEEGLALINASPFGNGTAIFTRDGGAARRFQLEVEAGMVGVNVPIPVPVGYHSFGGWKDSLFGDHHIYGNDGIHFYTRGKVVTTRWPDPSDAPAGVDLGFPRNH, encoded by the coding sequence ATGAAGACCGTCAACCACTGGATCGGTGGCAAGACCGTCGAGGGCGCTTCGGGCAACTACGGCCCGGTCACCGACCCCGCCACCGGCGAGGTCACCACGCAGGTGGCCCTCGCGTCCGCCGACGAGGTGGACGCCGCCGTACGGGTCGCCAAGGAGGCGTTCCTGTCCTGGGGCCAGTCCTCGCTGGCCGCCCGCACCAAGGTGCTGTTCGCCTACCGCGCCCTGCTGGACGCCAACCGCGACGCGATCGCCGACCTGATCGTCGCCGAGCACGGCAAGGTGCACTCGGACGCGCTGGGCGAGGTCGCCCGCGGCCTGGAGATCGTCGAGCTGGCCTGCGGGATCACCGTGCAGCTCAAGGGCGAGCTGTCGACGTCCGTCTCCAGCCGCGTCGACGTCTCCTCGATCCGCCAGCCGATCGGCGTGGTCGCGGGCATCACCCCGTTCAACTTCCCGGCGATGGTGCCGATGTGGATGTTCCCGCTGGCCGTGGCCTGCGGCAACACCTTCATCCTCAAGCCGAGCGAGAAGGACCCCTCGGCCTCCACGCTGCTGGCGCAGCTCGCGAGCCAGGCCGGTCTGCCGGCGGGCGTGCTGAACGTGGTCCACGGTGACAAGGTCGCCGTCGACGCGCTCCTCGCGCACCCCGACATCGCGGCCGTCTCCTTCGTGGGCTCGACCCCGATCGCCCGCCACATCCACACCACCGCCTCCGCCAACGGCAAGCGCGTGCAGGCCCTGGGCGGCGCAAAGAACCACATGCTGGTGCTGCCGGACGCCGACCTGGACGCGGCCGCCGACGCGGCGGTCTCGGCCGCCTACGGCTCGGCCGGCGAGCGCTGCATGGCGATCTCGGCCGTCGTGGCCGTCGGCTCCATCGGCGACACCCTCGTCGAGAAGATCCGCGAGCGCGCCGAGAAGATCAAGATCGGCCCCGGCAACGACCCGGCCTCCGAGATGGGCCCGCTGATCACCGCCGTCCACCGCGACAAGGTCGCCTCGTACGTGGAGGGCGCGGCCGCGCAGGGCGCCGACGTGGTCCTCGACGGCACCGGCTACACGGTGGAGGGCAACGAGAACGGCCACTGGATCGGCCTGTCGCTGCTCGACAACGTCAAGACCGACTCGGACGCCTACCGCGACGAGATCTTCGGCCCGGTCCTGTGCGTGCTGCGCGCCGAGACCTACGAGGAGGGCCTGGCGCTCATCAATGCCTCGCCGTTCGGCAACGGCACCGCGATCTTCACCCGCGACGGCGGCGCCGCCCGCCGCTTCCAGCTGGAGGTCGAGGCCGGCATGGTCGGCGTCAACGTGCCGATCCCGGTGCCGGTGGGCTACCACTCCTTCGGTGGCTGGAAGGACTCGCTCTTCGGTGACCACCACATCTACGGGAACGACGGCATCCACTTCTACACGCGCGGCAAGGTCGTCACCACCCGCTGGCCCGACCCGTCCGACGCCCCGGCGGGTGTGGACCTCGGGTTCCCGCGCAACCACTGA
- a CDS encoding S8 family peptidase yields the protein MTAFTALLPAAALLAVATALPPYAAAEATAATTTATVEAGPGAETAPYVVVLEDRLSRASALASTRALVAEAEASGDRVGTVYDTALNGFAVRTTAARAAELAADPRVASVEPDATFLVNGVSVGRDTPSAPVDAQPLVQSSAPWALDRIDQRELPLDGSYAYPATARGVTAYIVDTGINTLHQEFGGRARWGANAVYMEGATDCNGHGTHVAGTVGGATYGVAKEVSLVAVKVANCRGEASLSAITRGIDWMVKDSLKHPATPAVANMSVGGSHSFALNRAVTRAVAAGITFAVAAGNAAEDACTGSPSGVLQALTVGATDAGDRRPSFSNHGPCVDLSAPGVAVTSAWKGSATALARASGTSMAAPHAAGAAALVLARDLAAGGPRKTPAQVAEILLRDAVRDRITALPAGTPNLLLHVPAEK from the coding sequence ATGACCGCATTCACCGCGCTGCTCCCGGCCGCCGCCCTGCTGGCGGTGGCCACCGCCCTGCCGCCGTACGCCGCCGCCGAAGCCACAGCCGCCACCACCACCGCCACCGTCGAAGCCGGCCCCGGTGCCGAGACCGCGCCCTACGTCGTGGTGCTCGAGGACCGGCTCTCCCGCGCCTCCGCCCTCGCCTCCACGCGTGCGCTCGTCGCGGAGGCCGAGGCTTCCGGCGACCGCGTCGGCACCGTCTACGACACCGCCCTGAACGGCTTCGCCGTCCGCACCACCGCCGCCCGCGCCGCCGAACTCGCCGCCGATCCGCGGGTGGCCTCCGTGGAGCCCGACGCGACGTTCCTGGTCAACGGGGTGAGCGTCGGCCGCGACACACCGAGCGCCCCGGTCGACGCTCAGCCCCTGGTCCAGTCCTCCGCGCCCTGGGCCCTGGACCGGATCGACCAGCGCGAGCTCCCGCTCGACGGCTCGTACGCGTACCCGGCCACGGCACGGGGGGTCACCGCGTACATCGTGGACACCGGGATCAACACCCTGCACCAGGAGTTCGGCGGCCGCGCCCGCTGGGGCGCCAACGCCGTGTACATGGAGGGCGCCACGGACTGCAACGGCCACGGCACGCACGTCGCGGGAACGGTCGGCGGAGCCACCTACGGCGTCGCCAAGGAGGTCTCGCTCGTCGCCGTGAAGGTCGCGAACTGCCGTGGGGAGGCGAGCCTGTCGGCCATCACGCGCGGGATCGACTGGATGGTCAAGGACTCCCTCAAGCACCCCGCGACCCCTGCCGTGGCGAACATGAGCGTGGGCGGCAGCCACAGCTTCGCCCTGAACAGGGCCGTGACCCGCGCCGTCGCGGCCGGGATCACCTTCGCCGTGGCCGCGGGCAACGCGGCCGAGGACGCCTGCACCGGCTCCCCCTCGGGCGTTCTGCAGGCACTCACCGTGGGCGCGACCGACGCCGGGGACCGGCGGCCCTCCTTCTCCAACCACGGCCCCTGCGTGGACCTCTCCGCCCCGGGCGTGGCCGTCACCTCGGCCTGGAAGGGCTCCGCGACGGCCCTCGCGCGAGCCTCCGGCACCTCGATGGCGGCCCCGCACGCGGCGGGCGCCGCGGCGCTGGTGCTCGCGCGGGACCTGGCGGCCGGCGGCCCGCGCAAGACCCCGGCGCAGGTGGCCGAAATCCTTCTGCGGGACGCCGTACGGGACCGGATCACGGCCCTGCCGGCCGGTACTCCGAACCTGCTGCTCCACGTCCCGGCCGAGAAGTAG
- a CDS encoding RNA methyltransferase, which translates to MADLITVEDPDDPRLRDYTGLTDVELRRRREPAEGLFIAEGEKVIRRAKDAGYEMRSMLLSAKWVDVMRDVIDELPAPVYAVSPELAERVTGYHVHRGALASMQRKPLPTAEELLATTRRVVIMEAVNDHTNIGAIFRSAAALGMDAVLLSPDCADPLYRRSVKVSMGAVFSVPYARLEAWPKSLDSVREAGFKLLALTPHQKASPIDVAAPQTLDRVALMLGAEGDGLSTQALVAADEWVRIPMAHGVDSLNVGAAAAVAFYAVASGRP; encoded by the coding sequence GTGGCTGATCTCATCACCGTCGAGGACCCCGACGACCCGCGCCTGCGCGACTACACGGGCCTGACCGACGTCGAACTGCGGCGCAGGCGCGAGCCCGCGGAAGGTCTCTTCATCGCCGAGGGCGAGAAGGTGATCAGACGTGCCAAGGACGCCGGGTACGAGATGCGCTCGATGCTGCTCTCCGCCAAGTGGGTCGACGTCATGCGCGACGTCATCGACGAGCTCCCGGCCCCGGTCTACGCCGTCAGCCCGGAGCTCGCCGAGCGCGTCACCGGCTACCACGTGCACCGCGGCGCCCTCGCCTCGATGCAGCGCAAGCCGCTGCCCACGGCCGAGGAACTCCTCGCCACCACCCGGCGCGTGGTCATCATGGAAGCGGTGAACGACCACACCAACATCGGCGCCATCTTCCGCAGCGCGGCCGCCCTCGGGATGGACGCGGTGCTGCTCTCGCCCGACTGCGCGGACCCGCTGTACCGGCGCTCCGTCAAGGTCTCCATGGGCGCGGTGTTCTCCGTCCCCTACGCCCGCCTGGAAGCCTGGCCCAAGAGCCTGGACTCGGTCCGCGAGGCCGGCTTCAAGCTGCTCGCCCTCACCCCGCACCAGAAGGCCTCGCCGATCGACGTGGCCGCCCCGCAGACGCTGGACCGGGTCGCCCTGATGCTGGGCGCGGAGGGGGACGGGCTCTCCACGCAGGCGCTGGTCGCCGCCGACGAATGGGTGCGGATCCCCATGGCGCACGGAGTGGACTCGCTGAACGTGGGCGCGGCCGCGGCCGTCGCCTTCTACGCGGTGGCGAGCGGCCGCCCGTAG